A section of the Rossellomorea marisflavi genome encodes:
- a CDS encoding alcohol dehydrogenase catalytic domain-containing protein, with product MKAVTFQGKENMSVKEVEAPDIQESTDMIVRITASGICGSDLHLYKAGIEPPRDYVVGHEPMGIVEEVGADVKTLKKGDRVVIPFNIGCGECFFCQNQMESQCDESNPHGEVGGLFGFTEMNGNYPGGQAEYLRVPYADFTSFKVPEESELSDESVLFLSDVIPTAYWSVENSGVKAGDTVIILGSGPIGLMAQKFAKLKGAKRVIAVDQVRHRLDHAKKTNGAEIYDFSGNPDIGQLLHEDTNGGADVVIDCVGMDGTVASGESFGSDFDNQFGTIRPIITASQAVRKFGTVQLTGVYATEANGFPIGDFFSRNVSLKMGQAPVIHLMPKLYSMIEDGAFDPTDIITHSLPLEQASEGYKIFDEKSDGNIKVILKP from the coding sequence ATGAAAGCAGTAACGTTCCAAGGCAAAGAAAACATGTCGGTGAAGGAAGTAGAGGCTCCTGATATCCAGGAAAGCACAGATATGATCGTAAGAATCACGGCAAGCGGAATTTGCGGATCGGACCTGCACTTATATAAGGCAGGAATCGAACCACCACGGGATTATGTGGTCGGTCACGAACCGATGGGAATCGTCGAGGAAGTGGGAGCAGACGTCAAGACATTGAAAAAAGGAGACCGTGTCGTGATCCCTTTCAATATCGGCTGCGGAGAATGCTTCTTCTGTCAGAACCAGATGGAAAGTCAATGTGATGAATCGAACCCCCATGGTGAAGTCGGCGGGCTTTTTGGTTTTACCGAAATGAACGGGAATTACCCTGGTGGACAAGCCGAATACCTGAGGGTCCCTTACGCAGATTTCACCTCGTTCAAAGTCCCCGAAGAAAGTGAACTTTCTGATGAGAGTGTGCTTTTCCTTTCAGATGTCATTCCTACTGCTTATTGGAGCGTTGAGAACAGCGGTGTGAAGGCTGGTGATACCGTCATCATCCTCGGCAGTGGTCCAATCGGACTCATGGCTCAAAAATTCGCCAAGTTAAAAGGGGCAAAAAGAGTCATTGCCGTTGATCAGGTAAGGCATCGCCTTGATCATGCCAAGAAAACGAATGGAGCAGAAATCTATGACTTTTCGGGAAATCCGGACATCGGACAGTTGTTGCACGAAGATACGAATGGAGGAGCAGACGTCGTGATCGACTGCGTCGGGATGGACGGGACTGTTGCTTCCGGTGAATCATTCGGATCTGATTTTGACAATCAGTTCGGCACGATCCGTCCTATCATCACTGCTTCTCAGGCGGTACGCAAGTTCGGTACTGTTCAGTTGACGGGCGTCTATGCGACTGAGGCAAATGGTTTTCCGATCGGTGACTTCTTCAGCAGGAACGTTTCCCTGAAAATGGGACAGGCTCCAGTGATTCATCTGATGCCAAAACTCTACAGCATGATTGAAGACGGAGCTTTTGACCCGACTGATATCATCACCCACTCGCTTCCTCTGGAACAGGCAAGCGAAGGGTATAAAATTTTCGACGAGAAATCCGATGGTAACATCAAAGTGATTCTGAAGCCGTAA
- a CDS encoding phospholipase D-like domain-containing protein produces MKKWMIWILSLCLFLSYLLWLMNVDVKKGAAEYEQNHPPVQTSFYHGKASILNDGKSFYSSLTADVEKASQSVSIHFFIIRDDEVTRPFFSLLQRKAEEGVDIRLSVDAIGSDMKGRTIEGLKASGVKFLKSRSVKPEHIFYRLHHRNHRRIIVIDDAITYIGGFNLGKEYIGKDPDLGYWRDYHLRIEGGVSREASLQFNRDWKEDGGKGKQLTEGKSTIRSGDSRYSLLFSTGGDLEGRMIDWIDDAEESLIVATPYFIPTDSLMHSLKRAISRGVDVSILVPDETDAWFTKPPGYKIEKELLEAGASVYLYEKGFFHGKVMIIDHQWADVGTANWDPRSLFLNDESNCIIKGKKAAELEQLVLKDMEDGRRLSFKDFERIPLWQKGLQYTPKWVFRYF; encoded by the coding sequence ATGAAAAAATGGATGATTTGGATTCTGAGCCTCTGCCTGTTCCTATCGTATTTACTCTGGCTGATGAATGTGGATGTGAAAAAAGGAGCGGCAGAATATGAACAAAATCATCCACCGGTCCAGACGTCCTTTTATCATGGTAAGGCATCCATTTTGAATGATGGAAAATCATTTTACTCTTCCTTAACAGCAGATGTGGAGAAAGCCAGTCAATCCGTGAGCATTCATTTCTTCATCATACGGGATGATGAAGTGACCCGCCCCTTCTTCTCTTTGCTACAAAGAAAGGCAGAGGAAGGAGTAGATATTCGGTTATCGGTGGACGCGATCGGATCAGATATGAAAGGCAGGACGATCGAAGGATTGAAAGCAAGCGGGGTGAAATTCCTCAAAAGCCGATCCGTCAAACCGGAACATATATTTTATCGGCTGCATCACCGGAACCATAGGCGCATTATCGTCATTGATGATGCCATCACCTATATAGGTGGATTTAATCTGGGTAAAGAGTATATTGGGAAAGATCCCGACCTTGGCTACTGGAGGGATTATCATCTTCGGATCGAAGGTGGTGTTTCCAGGGAAGCTTCCCTTCAATTTAATCGTGATTGGAAAGAAGATGGTGGCAAGGGAAAGCAACTAACAGAAGGGAAATCGACCATACGTTCCGGGGATTCCCGTTATTCTCTGCTATTCAGTACAGGTGGGGATCTGGAAGGACGGATGATTGATTGGATTGATGACGCAGAGGAAAGCCTGATTGTCGCCACTCCCTATTTCATTCCGACTGATTCCCTCATGCACTCTCTGAAACGTGCCATTTCGAGGGGAGTGGATGTGAGCATCCTCGTCCCGGATGAGACTGATGCCTGGTTCACGAAGCCACCAGGTTATAAAATCGAAAAAGAGCTCCTGGAGGCAGGAGCAAGTGTATATCTGTATGAGAAAGGCTTCTTTCATGGGAAGGTCATGATCATCGACCATCAGTGGGCAGACGTTGGAACAGCAAATTGGGACCCGCGAAGCTTGTTCCTGAATGACGAAAGCAACTGTATAATCAAAGGGAAGAAGGCAGCAGAACTCGAACAGCTGGTTCTGAAGGATATGGAGGATGGCCGCCGGCTGTCATTCAAGGATTTTGAAAGAATTCCCCTGTGGCAAAAAGGCCTCCAATACACACCAAAGTGGGTTTTTCGCTACTTTTAG
- a CDS encoding VanZ family protein, with the protein MMELWRSFGWSVPILLTAATALIMIIITNQGRSRKRDLLPKVFTILSIGAVCLLTLTPLDGPNISEGQTNFEPFSNLKLNLHGAHIEVPIRNLLANVLLFVPFGFFAAWWMKRKKALWWKVTGAGALLSLIIEVCQYVFPLGRATDIDDWMMNTLGALVGVLLFQVGKSLYRIVKNNWRRGRP; encoded by the coding sequence ATGATGGAGCTTTGGCGTTCATTCGGCTGGTCGGTGCCGATCTTGCTTACGGCCGCCACCGCCTTGATCATGATCATCATCACGAATCAAGGGCGATCCCGAAAGAGGGATCTTCTTCCGAAAGTGTTCACGATTCTCTCAATCGGTGCCGTCTGCCTCCTGACATTGACCCCTCTGGATGGACCGAATATATCGGAAGGACAAACCAATTTTGAGCCGTTTTCAAACTTGAAGTTGAATCTCCATGGGGCGCACATTGAAGTTCCAATTCGGAATCTATTGGCTAACGTCCTTTTGTTCGTCCCGTTCGGTTTTTTCGCAGCCTGGTGGATGAAACGGAAAAAGGCATTGTGGTGGAAAGTGACGGGTGCTGGAGCACTTCTATCCTTGATCATTGAAGTATGTCAGTATGTGTTCCCTCTCGGAAGGGCGACAGATATCGATGATTGGATGATGAACACCCTGGGTGCCTTGGTGGGGGTCCTCTTGTTTCAGGTCGGCAAGAGCCTATATAGAATAGTAAAGAACAACTGGAGAAGGGGAAGGCCGTAG
- a CDS encoding NUDIX hydrolase, whose amino-acid sequence MKEKEILSIFNDRYDRIGSADREEIHSKGFWHETFHCWIAFRDQGRDMVYFQLRSMGKRDFPGLLDITAAGHLLDHEEVSDGIREVYEELGLALTFEELNPLGALKEELIDGPLIDREWTNVFLLEQHVPFEAFHLQEEEVVGIFAAGLDDVESLIKGGKDSIPVDGFRIRKGKKEYISSKVAWEAFVPHESSYMLQVIDRIRDRLRE is encoded by the coding sequence ATGAAAGAAAAGGAGATACTCTCCATATTCAATGATCGATACGATCGTATCGGAAGCGCTGATCGTGAAGAGATCCACTCAAAAGGATTTTGGCATGAGACGTTTCACTGTTGGATTGCCTTCCGGGATCAAGGAAGGGACATGGTTTATTTTCAACTGAGAAGCATGGGGAAGAGGGACTTTCCTGGTCTGCTCGATATAACCGCAGCCGGGCATCTCTTGGACCATGAGGAAGTTTCGGATGGGATCAGGGAAGTCTATGAGGAGCTTGGGCTTGCGCTTACATTTGAAGAGCTTAACCCTCTGGGAGCGTTGAAAGAGGAATTGATCGATGGGCCACTGATCGATAGGGAATGGACGAATGTTTTCCTTCTTGAACAGCATGTCCCATTTGAAGCATTTCATCTTCAAGAAGAGGAAGTGGTAGGGATATTTGCTGCCGGTCTTGATGATGTGGAGAGTCTGATCAAAGGCGGGAAAGATTCCATCCCAGTGGACGGATTCAGGATTCGAAAAGGGAAGAAGGAATACATCAGCTCAAAGGTAGCGTGGGAAGCATTTGTTCCACACGAATCCTCTTACATGCTGCAGGTGATTGATCGCATACGTGATAGATTAAGAGAGTAA
- a CDS encoding tryptophan--tRNA ligase — translation MKQRVLTGIKPTGRIHLGNYVGAIKPALKLAESKEYQASYFIADYHGMTKVQDAEEMRNLTRGIAAAWLALGLDPEKVTFYRQSDVPEIFELTWILSCITPKGLMNRAHAYKAMTDGNKGAGQEVDHGVNMGVYTYPVLMASDILLFQADKVPVGKDQLQHIEIARDIAGYFNKQYGEIFKLPEHFIQEQSAVVPGLDGRKMSKSYNNTIPLFEEPAKLKKLINKIKTDSSLPTDPKDHDQSVIFALYREFASPEEVIVMKDRFRDGISWGEAKAELFHAINGKMTGPRERYLELMDSPEKMEAVLARGAQRARETTAPFLTEIKKKIGIL, via the coding sequence ATGAAACAAAGGGTGTTAACAGGTATCAAGCCTACAGGGAGAATTCATTTAGGGAACTACGTGGGTGCCATCAAGCCTGCACTGAAGCTGGCGGAATCTAAGGAATATCAGGCATCTTACTTCATCGCCGACTATCATGGGATGACCAAGGTACAGGATGCGGAAGAGATGAGAAACCTTACAAGGGGGATTGCAGCAGCGTGGCTAGCACTGGGTCTTGACCCTGAAAAGGTGACGTTTTATAGACAGTCTGACGTACCGGAGATCTTTGAACTCACATGGATCCTCTCCTGTATTACGCCAAAAGGACTCATGAACCGCGCACATGCCTATAAAGCCATGACCGATGGCAACAAGGGGGCTGGACAGGAAGTTGATCATGGTGTGAACATGGGTGTCTACACATACCCTGTCCTCATGGCATCCGATATTCTGTTATTCCAAGCAGACAAGGTCCCTGTGGGAAAAGATCAGCTACAGCATATCGAAATTGCCCGCGATATTGCCGGATACTTCAACAAGCAGTACGGAGAAATCTTCAAACTTCCTGAACATTTCATCCAGGAGCAGTCGGCTGTAGTACCTGGTTTGGATGGAAGGAAAATGAGCAAATCATACAATAATACCATTCCCCTTTTCGAAGAACCCGCCAAACTGAAGAAGTTGATCAATAAGATCAAGACCGATTCTTCGCTTCCGACAGACCCTAAGGACCATGATCAATCTGTGATTTTCGCTTTGTACAGGGAATTCGCCTCTCCGGAAGAGGTCATCGTGATGAAGGACCGGTTCAGGGATGGAATCAGCTGGGGAGAGGCGAAAGCGGAACTGTTCCACGCCATCAATGGAAAAATGACCGGGCCGAGGGAAAGGTACTTGGAACTGATGGACTCTCCGGAAAAGATGGAGGCTGTACTGGCCCGCGGAGCACAACGGGCAAGGGAGACAACCGCTCCTTTTCTGACAGAAATCAAGAAGAAAATAGGGATTCTTTAA
- a CDS encoding metal-dependent hydrolase, which produces MTVGAAVGFIIAQTYGADAVDTASLVAAGGVSALIPDLDVNGKLSNKVTFSSKMVRSAVQVVSLFVMLYSYLEGTGNERWLGIGYGVLILIFSTFITQRRMLTITGIGIAACGFQLDTSWMWLMGIYVIIASLVSHRTYTHSILGIIYFYFVALAFQGAVMVDGLFQAAMIGYISHLIGDMKFLPFNKKGVKLFLPLSSKEI; this is translated from the coding sequence ATGACAGTGGGAGCGGCTGTCGGTTTCATCATTGCCCAAACGTACGGTGCGGATGCAGTCGATACTGCCTCACTTGTCGCTGCAGGAGGGGTGTCTGCGCTTATTCCGGATCTTGATGTGAATGGCAAGCTCAGCAATAAAGTGACTTTCTCCTCCAAAATGGTGAGGTCTGCGGTCCAGGTGGTTTCATTGTTTGTGATGCTATACAGCTACTTAGAAGGAACGGGAAATGAAAGGTGGCTTGGGATCGGGTATGGTGTTCTCATCCTGATCTTCTCGACATTCATCACTCAAAGAAGGATGCTCACCATCACCGGCATTGGGATAGCTGCCTGCGGTTTTCAGCTTGATACATCATGGATGTGGCTGATGGGTATCTACGTGATCATCGCCTCGTTGGTTTCACACCGGACGTATACCCATTCCATCCTGGGGATCATCTATTTTTATTTCGTGGCTCTTGCATTTCAGGGTGCTGTGATGGTGGATGGCTTGTTTCAGGCAGCCATGATCGGCTATATCAGCCATCTGATCGGGGATATGAAGTTTCTCCCATTCAATAAAAAGGGAGTGAAACTTTTTCTTCCCCTCTCTTCTAAAGAAATTTAA